One genomic window of Gemmatimonadota bacterium includes the following:
- a CDS encoding GxxExxY protein, with product MTKLILEDETYAVTGAAIELHRTLGPGFLEKVYQEAMQIELAARGIPFEAEKPLDITYKGQRLTQKYYADLTCFGQIIVELKALNQLSGHEDAQLLNYLKATGLRVGLLFNFGSHGKLERKRLVREHP from the coding sequence ATGACGAAACTGATTTTGGAGGATGAGACCTATGCTGTCACCGGGGCAGCCATCGAACTGCATCGTACGCTCGGGCCGGGCTTCCTCGAAAAAGTCTACCAGGAAGCCATGCAGATCGAACTGGCAGCCCGCGGCATTCCCTTCGAGGCCGAAAAACCACTCGACATCACCTACAAAGGCCAACGCCTCACCCAGAAATACTACGCCGACCTCACATGTTTCGGTCAGATCATCGTCGAGCTGAAGGCCCTAAATCAACTCTCCGGCCACGAAGACGCCCAACTCCTCAACTACCTCAAAGCCACCGGCCTCAGAGTCGGCCTCCTCTTCAACTTCGGCAGCCACGGCAAACTGGAACGCAAGCGCCTGGTCAGAGAGCATCCATAA